The region CCGAAAGTATATTTCCGTCTTTATCCAAGCCTTGACGAAGCTGATTCTTTTTGAGATTTTCGGTCTCTAATTCATACTCATCTTCTTGAATTTTATCCTTATCTGGATTAGGTGTTGTATTTAAACTTTTTAATTCATCCTGAATCTTCATTATATCTATTTCTTCTTTTCTTTCCTCTAGTGTTATTGAGTCATTATCTACTTTCCCAATAATATCATTTTTCTTAACTTTTTGATTCACCTTTGCATAAATTTCTTTGACATTCCAATCACTTGCTGAATATATTTTATGAGTATTTTCATAATTTAGAGTACCTTGTGTCTCAAAAACATCTCCTATTGCTCCAGATTTTAAATTTACAACTGTAACCTTAGGTAACAACATATTCTTTATCGTTTTAGAAAAGTACGTACAAAAAATCAACGTACCAACAAACGCAATAATAATTATATTAATAACTTTTTTTCTTTTCATATACCCTCCTACTTACTATCAAGATGCTGTATTCCTTCTAGCAATGCCTTTTCACCCTTTAAGAAAATCAACATTGCCGGTATTATAAACAATACTCCACAAGCAAAAGCCAAAGCTATAGAGGTCTGATTTATTTGTGATAAAAAAGTAGACATAGGTTGCTCTTTATCATCAAGTAAAATTAAAGGTTGTTCTATCATATTCCAATTATCTACAAAGCAAAGAATTGCAAGTGAAGCTATAGCACCCTTGCATTGAGGAACAATAATCTTTAATAATATCTGTATATGATTAGCTCCATCAATCTTAGCTGACTGGCACTGTTCATCTGGAATACCCTTTATAAATTGTGTCAATAAAAACACACCAAATGTAGAAAAAATATTTGGCAATATAACTGAACTATAAGTTCCAACCAAATTCATCTTTTTTAACATTATATAAATAGGTACAAGTGTAACTTGATATGGCATCACCATAAGTAAAATAAACAGAAAAAATATTTTATTCTTATAGCGAAAATTTATTTTGCCAAATGCATACGCTCCTAAAACCGATACTACTATCTGTCCCAAAATTATAGGCATTGTTAATATTATAGAATTCCAAAATTTTAATAAGAAATCTGGTTTTCTAAGAAGGACTTCATAATATTGGATTAAAGTAAATGAATCTGGAATAACATGAAATTTATAGTTTTCAACCGTATCTTTGACTTCAGCTTGCCCCATAAACGAACTAGAAATTATATAAATTATTGGCACAATCACGCAAAGCATAAATAAAATTAGTATTGCATACTGGATTAGCTTTAAAATCTTACCATATTTTGTCATACTTTATCTCCCCTATACCTCGTACTTTTTTTGTAATCTAAATAATAAACCAAGTACAAGCGCTATAAAAACAAAAACTATAACAGAAGCTGTAGAAAGTCTTTGATAGTTTAAATTAGTAAAATTATTATTCATAAAATGCTGAAGCATATACACACTAGAATCTGGATACTCTCCTAAGAGAATATAAGCTTCCCTATATATTCTTAATGAATTTATTATTGAGATTATAAAAACAAAAAATATTGTAGGAATTAATAGTGGTAGTGTTATCTTAAAAAAAGCACCAATCTTGCTGCATCCATCAATAGATGCAGCTTCATAATATTCTTTAGGTATATTATTTAATCCTGCAAGAAATATAATCATATTGTAACCACAATTTTTCCATATATATAATAGAACAAGGATTACAAATGCCCATTTACTATTGAGGTAATCCGGTCCAATTACGCCAAATTTCTTTAATACCTGATTCAAAAACCCAGTTTGTGCAAATATAATTTGCCATATCAATGCTACAGATGCTACTGGAATAACAAGTGGTATTGTCAATGTTGTTCTAAAAAAAGATCCTCCCTTCAGTTTACTATTTAAAATCAATGTAATTAACAGAGAAACTATCATAACCAGTGGTACACTTACTAAGTTGAATAATATTGTATTTTTAACAGCTAACCTAAAAGAACTATTTTTAAACAAATCAATAAAATTTTGAAAACCTACATACTCTACATCACCTACACCTTTTGTAAAACAATAGAATAAACTTATTATAAAAGGTATACCAAAAAATAAGAGAAATCCTATTATTGATGGTGCTGAAAAAATATATCCATTTATATTTTCTCTCTTGCTGTATTTCACCCGTTATCCCTCCTTCCTTGCCAGAATAGTGTTTATTTAGATTTATATACCAAATTAAATCTGTCTATTTAAATACATATACCAATACTTTAGTAGCCTTAAAAACATCTCCATCCTTTTTTCCCCATACCATTAGCATTGAGTCTTCCTTAATATCAGATATTGTACCAGCTGCATCTTTATTATCCATTCCTTTATTAGCGGATGTTCTAACAGTTACAGCAGTATCGTTACTAACTTGAAATGTAGTCATATTTTGAGTAGCTGCTGCTGAACCTTTTTTAGGCATTGATACTGAACCTTTCTTTTCGTTTGTTTTTATAATTGTTATATTGTTTCCATCTATTTTTGCTACTTTTCCATTCAAATCTCCTTTGCTTGTTGAGACTTCTGAGGATGATTGATTAGAAGCTTTATTTTTAGAATTATCACTTGCAACTGTTGATTGTTTATCATTAGAATTTCCATTTACATTTGAACATCCTACTGTAAACATGAGAATAACTAAACTAACTATACTTATAGCGATTTTAATATTTTTTTTACTTTTCATTACATACACTCCTCTACTCATTAAGATATAATTTAATTTTATTTTCTAAAATTCTGACACAATTTTCATAAGATGACCTATCTTCAAAATATGGTGTTAAACATTTCATCATTGTCTGTTCCACTTCATAATCAGTAACTTGTGCACCACTTAAATTATCAAGTACATTATTGTAATATCTTTGAAAATTATCTGATAAAGGTTGCTTTACAATTGTTACATCCTTGCTGTATTCATATGCACTATTAACTTCATCCTTCATATACTTATTTTCTAAGTCTCTTGCAGCTTTTTTATTAATAGGTATATATGATGGTAATTTACGTGATCCTTGTATATCTTGAGATATAGCAATCTTTATAAAGTTATAGGCTGCTTGCTTATTCTTAGCATTTTTACTTATAGCTAATGAATTACCTACAATAGCCGTAATCTTATCACCTCCTTTATAGCTTGGCATTGCATTTATAATTTCCTTTTCTCCTATATATTGATTAACCAAAGATTCATATATAAAAAAAGTATCACGCATATCAATAGGATCATTTGAAAATAAAACATCTCCATTTTTTAAATCCTCTAGACCATTAACGCCAGAAATACCTGCAAGGTCTGATTCCTTTTTAGATGAATTATATATTTTTTTATAGTTTTCAATTATTCTCTTAAACTCTGGTTTATCAAAATACACTTTTTTATTATCATAATCTATAAATTTTTCACCGCTGCTAACCAAAAAATCTTCTATATCCATGGGTGTGGAGAAGAGATACTTATTTTTATCTTCATTAGTCGAGTTAATATATTCGTCTAATTCATTCATAAAATCGTTTTGTGAACAACTGTTTTTTAACTTAATATTGTTATCTTTTAAAAGCTTATTTGTTGTTATATATTGATTAACATAATAATCAATTGGCATTATTAACTGTTTTCCATTATATAAACCAGCTTGCATAACCTTCATATTATAGTCACTTTTCTTAAAATCCTTATCTTTTTCGATTAAAGGCTTTAAATCAAGAAGCATTTCTGATTTCTCCAATTTTCTGGTACTCATATTATCTAAAACTAATATATCTGGACCGTCTCCAGCTAAAGTATCTGTAAGCATTTTTTTCACATATCCTTCTATTCCACCATTTTTATTAGTATCAAACATCACTTTTTGAATCTTTATATTAGGATATTTATTTTGAAATTCTCTAATAATTGCATCCATTCTTTTATCATAATTTTCACCATCTCCAGCTAAATAGAGTTTCAAAACATTACTTTTTTGGGCATCTACTTTATGTTTAAAAACAACAGGATAAAATCCAATAATTAACACAGCAACTATCAAAAGTATAACTAATACAGCTCTCCTCTTTATCATCAATACACCCCACTAACATTTTTAATTACCATATATATCATATCAAAACCAACATTAAGATATCGTTAAGATACTAATATTTAACTTTTTTACTTTGTTAAACAATTTTTTATTAAACCCAGATTCAATAAAAATACCCTATCTGATTAAGCACGGCCCATTTTTCCATACCTATCTGATAGGGTGAAATTCACTTTAATATTAGTTCAGATCAATCTTTTTAATTAAAGTTAACATTCATATTTTCTAAATACTAAAGAGAATTTAGTATATTCTCCTTTTCTACTTTCAACTAAAACTTCGCCTCCATGTAAATTCATTACGTGCTTTACATAAGCAAGACCAATTCCAGTACTTGTTCGACTTTTACTTCCATAGTATGGTATAAATATTTTATCAAATTCATCTTCCTCAATACCAATACCATTATCATATATTTCTGCAACAACATTTTTATCATTCTCATATACCTTAATATCTATTTCATTGCTATCTTTATTTTTATCTATGAATTTTATAGAATTATCAATAAGATTAACAATACATCTTTCTATCCAAATTTCTCTTCCCTTAATTGTTTCAACACCATCCTCAGGTATATCAAATTTTAAATTTTTGAATACTACAGAATACTCATCAACAATTTTTGCACAAACCAATGCTAAATCTACATTTTCTTTATTAGTAGATAAACTAGAAGTGGACATAGCTAATATATCACTTATAATACAATTTAATCTATCTATGTATTTTGTTGTTTCACTACTATCTTCCCCTATTTCAATTTTGCCTCTTAAAACAGCTAAAGAATTTCTTAATTCATGAGATACATAAGAGTTTAATTGCTGCATGTTTTCATAAGATGACTTTATTTTTTTCAAAGCATCGTTATAGGCTTCTGTCAAATCATAAATCTCATCTTTAACTTTTTGGGGGGCAATAAGTTCTATAGTTTTAAGATTGCTTTGATGCTTAACCATTGTTGTAAATTCAATTAATGGTTTCAAAGCAAATGAGGCATATTTTTTACTTAAAATAAAATTAACAAATGAAATTATAATTATCACTATTCCTATAATTATAAAAAATCTACTATACAAATTTGTAATAATTACTTTTTCAAGTTTATTTTCAGAAAAACTTGTAACTTTATTATTTACTATGCCTTTTGGAATCGTATTATTAAAATCCTTATTTGAGTTTTTTTTTCTTAAAATAACAATATTTCTATTAGAATTTTTAATACTCCTCTTTTTGGGTGCTGATATTGTATTTCCTGTACTTTCACCATTAAAAATAATACTTGATATAATAGGATTCTTATATATATTAAACTTTAAAAATGAGAAAAATAAAACTATACAAAAAATAATTGAAAGTATTGTAAGGAAACTATACAATACTGCAATTCTGCTCCTTATTTTGAGCATATCTTGTACCCTCTTCCTTTTATAGTTTCAATTAACTCTTCTCCATTTTTATGTTTTAATTTTCTTCTTAAATTGGCAATATGCACTCTAATTACATTTGTAAATTCATTTGTACTGCTATCCCATACATGTTCGATAATTTTTTCAGCAGATACTATATTAGGATAGCTGTAACTTAGTAACTCTAATATATCATATTCTCGTGCTGTCAGCTCAATAATATCATCTTTCACCTTTACAGTTTTTTCTTCACCATTTACAGTTAAATTTCCTATTTTCACAACATTAGATGACTTATTGTAATTACGTCTGATTAATGCTCTAAGCCTTGCACTTAACTCTTTTAATTCAAAAGGTTTTCCTAAATAGTCATCTGCTCCACTATCTAACCCAAGTATCTTATCTTCAGTATCTGTTCTAGCGGTTAACATTATTATAGGTGTATTTATAAACTTTTCTCGAATATTTCTACAAAGAGTTATTCCATCTATTTTAGGAAGATTAATATCCAAAATAACAGCATCATATACATTCGTTTCTATGTAATATAAGCCTTCCTCTCCATCAAACGCAACATCAGATACATATTCATACTTTTCTAATCCTTTAACTAATACCCTACTTAACTCTTTGTCATCTTCAACAATTAATAATTTCATATTTACTCCTTTTAACTTTCCTTGAAAAAGGTATCAATATAATACAGTTTTCATTCACCATTATATTTCTTTTGTGTATAATTATACCAAATAAATATTATTAAATCAAGTTAGTATTTTCCTCCCACGCAATAAAAAAAGGATTTCTCGCATAATAAAAATCATGTGAGATACCTTACACTAATTTTTATACACCAAAAATAACTGTGTTTAAATTTACATTTAGATTATCAGAACTATACCAGTGGCAGTTACATGTTCCATCATCTCCCGAAACCGATTGTGATGCCCATGTACCTGCACACGTACATGCACAACGATTTACCTCTGTTGAAAATGTTGTAATATCTCTTCCTGCTGGATTTACTAATTTCATAATTTTCACCCATTTTCTTTTAATAATTTATAATAAATATCAATTTCCCCTTATGTACATTATGAATAGTCATCTGCACCACTATTTAACCCAAGTATCTTATTTTCAGTATCTGTTCTATCTGTTAACATTCTAACTAATGCCCCACTTAACTCTTTATCATCTTCAACAATCAAATATTATTAAATCAAATTTCACCTTAACTAACTATATCAACAGAATTGTCCAAATATCCTTTTGCTTGCATATTATATAACTTTGAATAAAGTCCATTTTTTAACATTAAACTATTATGAGTTCCTTGCTCAACAACTGTACCTTCATTTAACACTATTATCAAATCAGCCATTTTAACTGTAGAGAATCTATGAGATATTAATATGCTAGTTCTATCTCCTATTAATTCTTTGAAATTTTTAAACAATTCATACTCTGTTTCAGCATCAACCGAAGCTGTTGGCTCATCTAAAATTAATAGTGCTGAATCACTCATAAACGCCCTACTTATTGCTAGTTTTTGCCATTGACCTAGTGATAATTCCACTCCATTTGACCATAATTTTTCCAACTTTGTATCAAATTTATTTTTTAATAATTGAATAAAATTATAAGCGTTTGATTTTTTAGCTGCACACTCTATTTTTTCCATATTATTAAGTTCGTCTATATTTCCAAACCCTATATTTTCTTTAACTGTAAATGGATATTTCATAAAATCTTGAAATACTACATTTATACATTTATATAATGACTGTAGGCTAAATTCCTTAATATTTATTCCATCAATACATATTTCACCTTCTGTTGGTTCATACAGCCTTGATAAAAGTTTAATAACTGTTGTTTTACCACATCCATTTAGTCCAACAAGCGCACAATTTTGATTTGCCTTTATTTTAAAATTAACATTTTTCAGCACATATTTATCTGTACCAGGATACTTAAAAGATACGTTCTTAAATTCGATACCATCTTCTATATTGTTCTTAAACGTTTTTGCTTCTTTTTTTTCTACTATTATTGGTTTTAAATCTAATACATAAAACAAATTTTCTACATAAAGATTATTTGAATACAACTCTGCCACATTATCTAAAGTACTTTTAATTGAATTATCTACACTAGTTACTGCAGACATATACATATTCATTGATCCTATAGTTAATCTTCTAGTAATAGTAGTAATTATTATATAGATCTTATAACCATACGAAATAAGCACACTTAAACAATCAGCAACACCTAAATACCCAAGTCTCTGTTTCTCAACAGATTTATCCTTATCAATATTCCCCTTATATATAGACAAGATCAGTTTTTCAAAATATTTGTTTAGTCTACTTAATTTTATTTCTTTAACACTATTATAGTGGAGC is a window of Clostridium pasteurianum DNA encoding:
- a CDS encoding carbohydrate ABC transporter permease, with amino-acid sequence MTKYGKILKLIQYAILILFMLCVIVPIIYIISSSFMGQAEVKDTVENYKFHVIPDSFTLIQYYEVLLRKPDFLLKFWNSIILTMPIILGQIVVSVLGAYAFGKINFRYKNKIFFLFILLMVMPYQVTLVPIYIMLKKMNLVGTYSSVILPNIFSTFGVFLLTQFIKGIPDEQCQSAKIDGANHIQILLKIIVPQCKGAIASLAILCFVDNWNMIEQPLILLDDKEQPMSTFLSQINQTSIALAFACGVLFIIPAMLIFLKGEKALLEGIQHLDSK
- a CDS encoding CA_C0660 family putative sactipeptide bacteriocin; the protein is MKLVNPAGRDITTFSTEVNRCACTCAGTWASQSVSGDDGTCNCHWYSSDNLNVNLNTVIFGV
- a CDS encoding carbohydrate ABC transporter permease; the encoded protein is MKYSKRENINGYIFSAPSIIGFLLFFGIPFIISLFYCFTKGVGDVEYVGFQNFIDLFKNSSFRLAVKNTILFNLVSVPLVMIVSLLITLILNSKLKGGSFFRTTLTIPLVIPVASVALIWQIIFAQTGFLNQVLKKFGVIGPDYLNSKWAFVILVLLYIWKNCGYNMIIFLAGLNNIPKEYYEAASIDGCSKIGAFFKITLPLLIPTIFFVFIISIINSLRIYREAYILLGEYPDSSVYMLQHFMNNNFTNLNYQRLSTASVIVFVFIALVLGLLFRLQKKYEV
- a CDS encoding ABC transporter ATP-binding protein, translated to MVKIKKYINKTKKVVIFILKTIKLLWDSSKISLIITLLVAIINGVTSPLNLIISKYLIDSVVTVLGNPNNHKYYNVVFLWLGVEFAVAIFSQLVQRVNTYYSTIQVKIVNNHIVKLLLKKSNELDLSFFENSEFYNKIEKANNQSAYSAMAIINELMEVVKSFTTLVGSIAIVIQLSPIMLILCIVTSVPIFFLNVKISRFRYNVYSSRIEKTRFAQNLQKLMLHYNSVKEIKLSRLNKYFEKLILSIYKGNIDKDKSVEKQRLGYLGVADCLSVLISYGYKIYIIITTITRRLTIGSMNMYMSAVTSVDNSIKSTLDNVAELYSNNLYVENLFYVLDLKPIIVEKKEAKTFKNNIEDGIEFKNVSFKYPGTDKYVLKNVNFKIKANQNCALVGLNGCGKTTVIKLLSRLYEPTEGEICIDGINIKEFSLQSLYKCINVVFQDFMKYPFTVKENIGFGNIDELNNMEKIECAAKKSNAYNFIQLLKNKFDTKLEKLWSNGVELSLGQWQKLAISRAFMSDSALLILDEPTASVDAETEYELFKNFKELIGDRTSILISHRFSTVKMADLIIVLNEGTVVEQGTHNSLMLKNGLYSKLYNMQAKGYLDNSVDIVS
- a CDS encoding response regulator transcription factor translates to MKLLIVEDDKELSRVLVKGLEKYEYVSDVAFDGEEGLYYIETNVYDAVILDINLPKIDGITLCRNIREKFINTPIIMLTARTDTEDKILGLDSGADDYLGKPFELKELSARLRALIRRNYNKSSNVVKIGNLTVNGEEKTVKVKDDIIELTAREYDILELLSYSYPNIVSAEKIIEHVWDSSTNEFTNVIRVHIANLRRKLKHKNGEELIETIKGRGYKICSK
- a CDS encoding sensor histidine kinase; the encoded protein is MLKIRSRIAVLYSFLTILSIIFCIVLFFSFLKFNIYKNPIISSIIFNGESTGNTISAPKKRSIKNSNRNIVILRKKNSNKDFNNTIPKGIVNNKVTSFSENKLEKVIITNLYSRFFIIIGIVIIIISFVNFILSKKYASFALKPLIEFTTMVKHQSNLKTIELIAPQKVKDEIYDLTEAYNDALKKIKSSYENMQQLNSYVSHELRNSLAVLRGKIEIGEDSSETTKYIDRLNCIISDILAMSTSSLSTNKENVDLALVCAKIVDEYSVVFKNLKFDIPEDGVETIKGREIWIERCIVNLIDNSIKFIDKNKDSNEIDIKVYENDKNVVAEIYDNGIGIEEDEFDKIFIPYYGSKSRTSTGIGLAYVKHVMNLHGGEVLVESRKGEYTKFSLVFRKYEC
- a CDS encoding extracellular solute-binding protein is translated as MIKRRAVLVILLIVAVLIIGFYPVVFKHKVDAQKSNVLKLYLAGDGENYDKRMDAIIREFQNKYPNIKIQKVMFDTNKNGGIEGYVKKMLTDTLAGDGPDILVLDNMSTRKLEKSEMLLDLKPLIEKDKDFKKSDYNMKVMQAGLYNGKQLIMPIDYYVNQYITTNKLLKDNNIKLKNSCSQNDFMNELDEYINSTNEDKNKYLFSTPMDIEDFLVSSGEKFIDYDNKKVYFDKPEFKRIIENYKKIYNSSKKESDLAGISGVNGLEDLKNGDVLFSNDPIDMRDTFFIYESLVNQYIGEKEIINAMPSYKGGDKITAIVGNSLAISKNAKNKQAAYNFIKIAISQDIQGSRKLPSYIPINKKAARDLENKYMKDEVNSAYEYSKDVTIVKQPLSDNFQRYYNNVLDNLSGAQVTDYEVEQTMMKCLTPYFEDRSSYENCVRILENKIKLYLNE